One Drosophila santomea strain STO CAGO 1482 chromosome X, Prin_Dsan_1.1, whole genome shotgun sequence DNA segment encodes these proteins:
- the LOC120455485 gene encoding probable serine/threonine-protein kinase fhkB has protein sequence MEMQQLPRQQPQQQQQQQQQQQGQRSHFGASEDEDLEQKQQQPHNQSQKTQQQQQQQQLEEHLKDAEMMTDKPSEKQQQQQEQYQQKQSEDLDMELTDDQGVNDGENEQEAVDDDDDEDDEDEEDEDDDGTIVEDSDATSCSSCHRAELEDNQQEQQTSSSPQKDRVVT, from the coding sequence ATGGAGATGCAGCAGTTGCCCCGCcagcaaccacaacagcagcagcagcaacagcagcagcagcaggggcagcgGTCGCATTTCGGGGCATCAGAGGATGAGGATCTAgagcagaaacagcaacaaccacataACCAATCACAGAaaacacagcaacagcagcagcaacaacaactagaAGAACATCTCAAGGATGCGGAAATGATGACCGATAAGCCGAGCGagaagcaacaacagcagcaagaaCAGTACCAACAAAAGCAATCTGAAGATTTGGATATGGAACTAACCGACGATCAGGGTGTAAACGATGGGGAGAATGAGCAGGAGGCAgtcgacgacgatgacgacgaggacgacgaagatgaggaggacgaggacgacgatgGTACCATCGTGGAGGACAGCGATGCCaccagctgcagcagttgTCACCGCGCCGAACTGGAGGATAACcagcaggaacaacaaacGTCTTCTTCTCCCCAAAAAGATCGGGTTGTCACCTAG
- the LOC120455486 gene encoding dynein light chain 1, cytoplasmic, protein MSDRKAVIKNADMSEEMQQDAVDCATQALEKYNIEKDIAAYIKKEFDKKYNPTWHCIVGRNFGSYVTHETRHFIYFYLGQVAILLFKSG, encoded by the exons ATGTCTGATCGCAAGGCCGTAATTAAAAATGCCGACATGAGCGAGGAGATGCAGCAGGATGCCGTCGATTGTGCGACACAGGCCCTCGAGAAGTACAACATTGAAAAG GACATTGCGGCCTACATCAAGAAGGAGTTTGACAAAAAATACAATCCCACATGGCATTGCATTGTCGGTCGCAACTTTGGATCGTATGTCACCCACGAGACGCGCCATTTTATCTACTTCTATTTGGGCCAGGTGGCCATTTTACTGTTTAAGAGCGGTTAA